In the genome of Podospora pseudocomata strain CBS 415.72m chromosome 2 map unlocalized CBS415.72m_2.2, whole genome shotgun sequence, one region contains:
- the SWE1 gene encoding mitosis inhibitor protein kinase swe1 (COG:D; EggNog:ENOG503NUW3; BUSCO:EOG09260W9L) has product MSFTNDCGGALTLPSPTHVHHDVSSAVRSLRRSLSRSPSKFRLSGAVSPSPTPTPAALSRSAHLEHPASTPIPATPAALAGPSSPTSFSAPQHGIAGNPFVNKPNIKLSVRSTRSKPVTRPLSRSRGSPKSPLKRVFAPSGDSLNLLPTSFSAPDTRGQENRSFREFALALSPTSRRNLEKPTRHSVHLDISGSDKVSFPAISVSPLKRSDATMSLGQTAFGSPVAKRRSLHGISSMNNEPTIFDQTPTARESQQQPGFDIHEDANLEYELTGSNVSPTPDPLASPTPSSLQHRSNSLRRSTLQQRHGDTRSSWGRRAGEKAQMTLDAGSPMAARSRPRLSLDQYVPIATESPFTHQGPLPPASVHFLAHKAREQFQPHPLSRSLTQSSSNSSLPDDSPTHVPVQFGEKARVPLNFSKSLPPGARPPTKDSGDVATPNYKHAKPFQAAFMSTGLVSKMNRNPELGPPKHPGAKVNIMPDTPCKKQYSSATYPPNLSAGRRQSRKSVGSPTTPFGASTNAPPTSGNLFFQQVRAGHMRKSSLLSLDGDDLAGSQDDFPPPTPTKNIFKNVTSSGASVRTPLGTPGFASFATPAVPFSLSSARTPAQSTTPSFTPPGAPQSTTPSFTPPGAPSFTPSGAPESTTPLCARQDQDNGQQVTEPIFRPSTPYSSASPFVSVSNSAPVINESHTPASLFATPAPRNKTTPVFFATGSKSSSNEYLVPNQDASGSPLGSKKASPRTPGDSLKNSMPPPGGKSTGPPATPSTHERSSLFGGAPDRRMSITPRNGRGPGDVDESLVSRFDKSEVIGSGEFSTVYRVTKLASPASSFMTMGISTTPQTPSSPESGKVFAVKKLRVPISGGRERERKYQEVHILRSLNHSTKVVQYIDSWEWNNHLYIQTEYCTEGSLDIFLKDIGQTGRLDDFRIWKILLEIAQGLAAIHEAGFIHLDIKPANILVTFDGYLKIADFGMATTSPAPPGIEGEGDREYIGPEILRGRYEQPADIFALGLIILEIACNVFLPDNGPTWQALRIADLSAVPSLTSPEAGSVIRDANGVPIEHLSPVQEDQRDPNFAFEGMTHDPKNLFSPTKRTELSEPPSFMMDSEDPHSLDKIVAWMIQPEPNSRPTAQQILASEPVSWVESRRSGGATVYEGNWGPQVGPSIEELIDDDDTEMTDV; this is encoded by the exons ATGTCGTTCACCAACGATTGCGGGGGGGCACTCACTCTGCCCTCTCCCACACATGTCCACCACGACGTCAGCTCCGCAGTTCGATCACTCCGCAGGTCACTTTCCAGATCACCATCAAAATTCCGACTCTCTGGCGCtgtctctccttctcccactcccacacCAGCAGCTTTATCCAGGTCGGCGCATCTCGAGCATCCAGCTTCCACCCCAATCCCTGCGACACCAGCCGCTCTGGCGGGGCCTTCCTCACCCACTTCTTTTTCCGCACCCCAGCACGGTATTGCGGGTAACCCTTTTGTCAACAAGCCAAACATCAAGCTCTCGGTGCGCTCCACGAGATCGAAGCCGGTGACTCGGCCCCTCTCCAGATCTCGAGGCTCACCAAAGAGCCCTCTCAAGCGCGTTTTTGCCCCCTCCGGCGACTCCCTCAACCTGCTTCCCACCTCTTTCTCGGCACCAGACACCCGCGGCCAAGAAAACAGGAGCTTCAGGGAGTTTGCGCTTGCGCTGAGCCCCACGTCGCGTCGCAATCTCGAGAAACCCACGCGTCACTCGGTGCACCTCGACATCTCGGGATCCGACAAAGTCTCTTTTCCTGCCATCTCAGTAAGCCCGCTCAAACGGAGCGACGCGACCATGAGTCTTGGCCAGACGGCATTTGGGAGTCCAGTCGCAAAGCGCCGCAGTCTACACGGCATCTCGAGCATGAACAACGAGCCCACCATCTTCGACCAAACCCCGACCGCGCGCGAgtcgcaacaacagccgGGCTTCGACATTCACGAGGACGCCAATCTCGAGTACGAATTGACCGGCTCGAACGTGTCGCCTACCCCAGATCCATTGGCCTCGCCCACCCCGTCATCGCTGCAGCATCGGTCGAATTCGCTCCGAAGAAGTACCCTGCAACAGCGCCACGGAGATACTCGATCATCCTGGGGCCGGCGCGCCGGAGAAAAGGCACAGATGACGCTCGACGCCGGGTCGCCGATGGCGGCTCGTAGCAGACCTAGGCTATCTCTGGACCAGTATGTGCCTATTGCGACCGAGAGCCCCTTCACTCACCAAGGTCCTCTCCCACCTGCCTCGGTGCATTTCTTGGCGCACAAGGCTCGGGAGCAGttccaacctcatcctctctCGCGCTCGTTGACCCAGTCTTCTTCGAACTCGAGTCTGCCAGACGACTCCCCGACCCATGTTCCTGTCCAGTTTGGCGAGAAGGCTCGCGTTCCTCTCAACTTCTCAAAATCGCTTCCACCTGGTGCGCGACCACCCACAAAGGATTCAGGAGATGTTGCGACCCCCAACTACAAGCATGCCAAGCCGTTCCAAGCCGCCTTCATGTCGACAGGTTTGGTGTCCAAGATGAATCGCAACCCCGAACTTGGCCCACCAAAGCACCCCGGAGCGAAGGTCAACATAATGCCAGATACTCCCTGCAAGAAGCAGTACAGCTCCGCTACGTATCCACCCAACCTCAGCGCTGGTCGACGGCAATCGCGAAAGTCGGTTGGCAGCCCTACGACGCCGTTTGGCGCTTCCACCAACGCCCCCCCTACCAGTGGCAATTTGTTCTTCCAGCAGGTCCGTGCGGGGCATATGAGGAAgtcgagcttgttgagccTGGATGGGGATGACCTCGCTGGATCCCAAGACGATTTCCCCCCGCCCACCCCGACGAAGAATATCTTCAAGAATGTCACATCCTCCGGGGCGAGCGTCCGGACGCCTTTGGGGACCCCCGGCTTTGCGAGCTTCGCGACGCCTGCAGTTCCCTTCAGTTTGAGCTCAGCAAGAACACCAGCGcagtccaccaccccatccttcACCCCACCCGGAGCGCCTCAGAGCACCACTCCCTCCTTCACTCCCCCTGGTGCGCCATCGTTCACCCCTTCGGGTGCTCCTGAGAGCACCACTCCCCTGTGTGCTCGTCAGGATCAGGACAATGGTCAGCAGGTCACTGAGCCCATCTTTCGACCTTCCACCCCTTACTCGAGTGCCTCGCCGTTTGTATCCGTCAGCAACAGTGCTCCGGTTATCAACGAAAGCCATACCCCTGCCAGTTTATTCGCGACGCCCGCTCCAAGAAACAAGACGACGCCCGTATTCTTCGCAACAGGCAGTAAGTCATCGTCCAACGAGTATCTCGTCCCCAACCAGGATGCCTCAGGGAGCCCTCTCGGGTCGAAAAAAGCTTCACCTCGCACCCCCGGCGACTCGTTGAAAAATTCCATGCCGCCTCCCGGAGGGAAATCAACCGGGCCTCCTGCCACCCCCTCTACTCACGAGCGGTCTTCACTCTTCGGCGGGGCTCCTGACCGTCGCATGAGCATCACCCCTCGCAACGGGCGTGGTCCGGGTGACGTTGACGAGTCTCTGGTCAGCCGGTTTGACAAATCCGAGGTCATCGGTAGTGGCGAGTTCTCGACGGTGTATCGGGTTACCAAGCTTGCCTCTCCCGCGTCGTCGTTCATGACAATGGGCATCTCTACAACCCCACAGACACCTTCGAGCCCCGAGTCTGGCAAAGTCTTTGCCGTCAAGAAGCTCCGTGTTCCCATCAGTGGTGgcagggagagggagaggaagtaTCAAGAGGTGCATATCTTGAGATCTCTGAACCACTCGACCAAGGTTGTTCAGTACATTGACAGTTGGGAGTGGAACAACCATTTGTATATTCAAACCGAGTACTGCACCGAGGGCAGTTTGGATATCTTCCTCAAGGACATTGGTCAGACTGGCCGATTGGATGATTTCCGCATCTGGAAGATCTTGCTGGAGATAGCTCAG GGTTTGGCCGCTATTCATGAGGCCGGGTTCATTCACCTCGACATCAAGCCTGCCAACATCCTGGTCACGTTTGACGGCTATCTCAAGATTGCCGACTTCGGCATGGCCACAACGAGCCCAGCCCCGCCGGGAATCGAAGGCGAGGGCGATCGCGAGTACATCGGCCCAGAAATTCTTCGTGGTCGGTATGAGCAGCCTGCCGACATCTTTGCGCTCGGTCTCATCATTCTGGAGATCGCATGCAATGTCTTCCTTCCCGACAACGGCCCAACATGGCAGGCTCTTCGCATTGCCGACCTGTCTGCTGTTCCCAGTCTTACTTCCCCTGAAGCTGGCTCCGTCATTCGGGACGCAAACGGCGTGCCAATTGAGCATCTGTCACCTGTTCAGGAGGATCAACGAGACCCCAACTTCGCCTTTGAAGGCATGACCCACGACCCCAAGAACCTTTTCAGTCCAACAAAGCGGACTGAGTTGTCGGAGCCTCCCTCGTTCATGATGGACAGCGAAGACCCTCATTCTCTTGACAAGATTGTCGCTTGGATGATCCAGCCAGAACCCAACAGTCGCCCTACTGCCCAGCAGATCCTTGCTTCGGAGCCCGTCTCCTGGGTAGAGAGCCGCCGCAGCGGGGGCGCCACTGTTTATGAAGGCAACTGGGGCCCCCAAGTCGGACCCTCCATCGAGGAGCTGatcgatgacgacgacacaGAGATGACCGACGTGTGA
- a CDS encoding uncharacterized protein (EggNog:ENOG503NXUC; COG:S) gives MPSSPALSRRSGSATPLASPTTTRIRTHNRFLNYGSDSSTSEGEDDAEILRPRGKLAARMLGGNTEPTADSESEKDSPKPSSPKKTAATKEAEDDDEDEYEIIAARPRKLKARRQRSATPEQEPTATAPRSPSPEQNHSPAPQELFVSPSKPSGEAGSYDEDLPSPSRLAKNAKFEALVAKKRAERLAREAEEARKKAERNAMIMDDEDPEDFTDDEGGHKLTQEGAKSRPSARKASKKALEEMNRETQRMTRALQLAHEAKVKKKITKSTLFERFNFKPAGAAASTELPKEKAAPVSSSRAGTPASVQQSDAERKEDDTPPSSPPEGEKEKATPVPQTILQDNSDVELPAVGEMAASAAAAPKKLDKGKGKATAAEFEAEDKAEYKAKEQHQMPRVKRNLRVKFPQFSVRANTATASLDDEDDDLQVQMPSKIDQILSRVNPNQNKEPKALLNLRRLAQLDDPDKKAGPVPTKQKFQQHQKPAMTVGELQMTLMQRAKAQAKLERERHLESLRAKGIVVMTAEEREKEELEVEDIVAKARREAEEIMAKERADAKEERRKKRLENGEDPLDWDDSDYDGESWIGEGEEEAEIELSGSEEENEDDEEEMEDGGVLIDDAAEESTNEETEEVDAPNSDDEDGLFTASSKQARRRAWKQTAVLSDDEDEADEGVVKATPNPKKILAKSPSVRQHTSPSVPTSVLRSATKTFIPGLPVAGPAGLGLTQIFQGTMDDSQMGSAPPDSPSQPRPTFDMGAFPDSQFSQSVQEPADGVVLNSQPAPGEQDAETRGIQIQFSQSQVHGFDSFLRDETFEATQVSELIEPTQDSGFKNFTPLQRSFIEEPASTVETLPANQNSQADSPLVRRTGKLRRRAEVAASENEDQDEIMKDDIETDAASSANNAFFAMKEAARKEKERKRKEAFDKKKSKAREMVEEQAEESEDEYAGLGGADGEDTDDEDAKSVQEMIDDETADKAEDERKLAAFYADRERAADEKQINKLFHDITTGLLRRKRAGNWDELDDEDDGGEALRRMKRRQFAKMQRALFADERISKVAENPRNQAFLKTIEDRGSDDEMDFIWAPPPPAPGLDSQNSATGDSSNEAVTIPDSQPQEQQQQQQSTNPRRTKPGLTNKKKPSNIGEIRESLSNLLEDGPGYKSSSVIPATILDSDSEGEGPHPSSASSNKENSKPQIVDRISLKRTSSNTSSSTRLAFAGSSDRSSSFKIPPLLRRATTNSSTLSASSAGMSSTGVTTSNLQQVRAEDGGIKIKQTASKKSGVSYLARGNERLSALAEKEKRREDKKFKGAMVGERKKALGGMFGGGRFE, from the exons AtgccttcctctcccgcccTCTCAAGGCGAAGTGGCAGCGCGACACCCCTCGCCAGCCCTACCACCACGCGTATTCGCACCCATAACAGATTCCTCAACTATGGAAGCGACAGCAGTACCagtgaaggagaagacgacGCGGAAATTTTACGACCAAGGGGCAAACTGGCCGCGAGAATGCTGGGCGGAAACACAGAACCCACAGCCGATTCAGAATCTGAGAAGGACAGCCCAAAACCCTCTTCACCCAAGAAGACTGCTGCGACAAaagaagccgaggatgacgacgaagatgaatACGAGATCATCGCCGCGCGGCCTAGAAAGTTGAAGGCACGTCGCCAACGGAGCGCAACACCAGAACAAGagccaacagcaacagcgccACGATCCCCGTCACCAGAACAGAACCACAGTCCAGCGCCACAAGAACTTTTTGTTTCGCCTTCGAAACCCTCCGGAGAAGCTGGCAGTTATGATGAGGACCTCCCTAGCCCCTCTCGTCTGGCCAAGAATGCGAAATTCGAGGCACTGGTTGCCAAGAAGAGGGCGGAAAGACTTGCTCGGGAAGCAGAGGAGGCTCGCAAGAAGGCCGAAAGGAATGCCATGAttatggatgatgaggatccCGAGGACTTTACGGACGATGAGGGTGGCCACAAGCTCACACAAGAGGGTGCCAAATCACGGCCCTCCGCTCGCAAGGCTAGCAAGAAGGCATTGGAGGAGATGAACAGAGAAACGCAGCGGATGACCAGAGCCTTGCAACTTGCGCACGAGGCCAAGGTTAAGAAGAAGATTACCAAATCCACCCTGTTCGAGAGGTTCAACTTCAAGCCTGCCGGCGCTGCTGCTTCAACAGAACTACCAAAGGAGAAGGCTGCGCCAGTCAGCTCTAGCCGGGCGGGTACCCCAGCTTCAGTTCAGCAGAGTGATGCTGAACGCAAGGAGGACGACACACCTCCTAGCTCACCTCCcgagggcgagaaggagaaggcgactCCAGTACCACAGACGATACTCCAGGACAACAGTGACGTTGAGCTCCCCGCGGTCGGAGAGATGGCCGCCTCAGCAGCTGCTGCCCCCAAGAAACTCGACAAGGGCAAAGGCAAAGCCACTGCCGCCGAGTTTGAGGCCGAAGACAAGGCCGAATACAAGGCCAAAGAGCAGCACCAGATGCCCCGCGTAAAGCGTAATCTCCGCGTCAAGTTTCCGCAGTTCTCCGTCCGAGCCAACACAGCAACTGCTTCTCtcgacgatgaggacgacgacCTCCAAGTCCAAATGCCCTCCAAGATTGATCAGATTCTCTCTCGcgtcaaccccaaccaaaaCAAGGAGCCCAAAGCTCTTCTCAACCTCCGCCGTCTGGCTCAACTGGATGACCCGGACAAGAAGGCGGGACCGGTACCAACCAAGCAAAAGTTTCAGCAGCATCAGAAACCTGCCATGACGGTGGGCGAGCTGCAGATGACTCTGATGCAGCGGGCCAAAGCGCAGGCCAAGCTTGAGCGGGAAAGGCACCTTGAGTCTCTCCGGGCCAAGGGTATCGTTGTCATGACTGctgaggagagagaaaaggaagagctAGAAGTTGAGGACATTGTCGCCAAGGCGAGGAGAGAGGCTGAGGAGATCATGGCCAAGGAAAGGGCGgatgccaaggaggagaggagaaagaagcggttggagaatggggaggatCCACTTGATTGGGATGACAGTGATTATGATGGAGAGAGCTGgattggtgagggtgaggaggaggcggagattGAGCTCTCTGGTagtgaggaggaaaatgaggacgacgaggaggagatggaggatggtggtgttttaATCGACGATGCTGCTGAGGAATCTACCAatgaggagacggaggaggttgacgcGCCCAACtcagatgacgaggatggtCTTTTTACAGCCAGCTCCAAGCAGGCCCGTCGCAGGGCGTGGAAACAGACTGCTGTTCTGtctgatgacgaggacgaggccgaTGAGGGTGTTGTCAAGGCTACGCCTAATCCTAAGAAGATTCTGGCCAAGTCACCCTCTGTCCGCCAACATACCTCCCCCAGCGTCCCAACCTCAGTTTTGCGCTCAGCCACCAAGACGTTCATTCCTGGTCTTCCCGTTGCTGGCCCTGCCGGTCTGGGTTTGACCCAGATCTTCCAGGGCACCATGGACGACAGTCAGATGGGCTCGGCTCCTCCTGattctccctcccaacccagGCCTACGTTTGATATGGGCGCCTTCCCCGATTCGCAGTTCTCACAATCTGTTCAGGAACCAGCGGACGGTGTCGTCTTgaacagccagccagcccctgGTGAGCAAGACGCAGAGACACGGGGCATCCAAATCCAGTTCTCGCAGTCTCAGGTCCACGGCTTTGACTCGTTCTTGCGGGATGAGACGTTTGAAGCTACCCAGGTATCAGAGCTGATCGAACCAACTCAAGACTCTGGCTTCAAGAATTTTACTCCTCTTCAGCGGAGCTTTATTGAGGAGCCTGCCTCTACGGTGGAGACCCTTCCCGCGAACCAAAACAGTCAAGCCGACTCTCCCTTGGTACGGCGCACTGGTAAGCTTCGCCGGAGAGCTGAAGTTGCTGCTTCTGAAAACGAGGATCAAGATGAAATTATGAAGGACGACATCGAGACCGACgctgcttcttctgccaaCAATGCATTTTTTGCCATGAAGGAGGCTGCCCGTAAAGAAAAGGAGCGCAAGAGGAAGGAAGCAtttgacaagaagaagagcaaggcccgtgagatggtggaggagcaagCCGAGGAGTCCGAGGATGAATATGctggtttgggtggtgcGGATGGCGAAGACactgacgacgaggacgcaAAGTCTGTGCAAGAGatgattgatgatgagacGGCTGACAAGGCGGAGGATGAGCGCAAGTTGGCTGCTTTCTATGC TGACCGTGAACGTGCTGCGGACGAGAAGCAAATCAATAAGCTTTTTCACGACATCACTACTGGTCTCCTGCGCCGCAAGCGCGCTGGCAACTGGGATGAgctcgatgatgaagatgacggcGGGGAGGCCCTCCGTCGTATGAAGCGCCGCCAGTTCGCCAAGATGCAGCGTGCACTCTTTGCCGATGAACGTATCAGCAAGGTCGCCGAGAACCCACGTAACCAAGCCTTCCTCAAAACCATCGAGGACCGTGGTTCAGACGACGAAATGGACTTCATCTgggcgcctcctcctcctgctccaggTCTTGACTCTCAGAACTCTGCAACTGGCGACTCCTCTAATGAAGCAGTCACCATCCCCGACAGTCAACcccaagagcagcagcagcagcagcaatctACCAACCCAAGACGCACAAAGCCAGgcctcaccaacaagaagaagccctccAACATCGGCGAGATTAGGGAGTCTCTCTCCAACCTTCTCGAGGACGGGCCTGGCTACAAATCTTCCTCCGTCATCCCCGCCACGATTCTCGACTCTGACTCGGAGGGTGAAGGCCCCCATCCCTcatcggcctcctccaacaaagaGAACAGCAAGCCTCAAATCGTGGACCGCATCTCCCTCAAGCGCACATCATCCAatacctcttcctccacccgGCTCGCGTTCGCCGGTTCATCTGATCGGTCGTCCTCGTTCAAGatcccaccccttctccGCCGTGCCACTACTAATTCGTCTACTCTATCTGCCTCGTCAGCGGGCATGTCTTCTACCGGTGTCACCACATCCAACCTGCAACAAGTCAGGGCTGAAGACGGCGGTATCAAGATCAAGCAGACTGCCTCCAAGAAGTCGGGTGTTAGTTACCTCGCCAGAGGCAACGAGAGGTTGTCGGCActggcggagaaggagaagaggagggaggacaAGAAGTTCAAGGGGGccatggtgggggagaggaagaaggcttTGGGAGGGATGTTTGGGGGCGGGAGGTTTGAGTAG